ACTTGTCAGCCACTAGGTATTGCTTTAACGGATGGCACAGCTACGATTTATGTGCCATTTGAAGTGGCTTCTACATCTGATTTGCTACGTCGATGGTTAGAAGACGCTACGAAGATTAAATATATAACAGATACGAAGGCAGCACAGGCGGCTTTAAAGCGTGTAGGTATTCGTTTAGCAGGGGTGGAGTTTGACCTATTGCTTGCATCCTATATTAATAACCCTGCACTTAGCGGTGATGATGTGGCAACACTTGCAAAGGATTTAGGCTATCGAGAAGTGCAAGCAAATGAGGCGGTTTATGGTAAAGGAGCAAAACGTGCTATACCAGCAAGTGATGTACTAGCTGAACATGTTAGTCGTAAAGCGTTTGCTGTGTGGACATTACAACCTAAACTAGAGGCATTGTTAAAGGAAAATGAACAGTTTGAACTGTATAAAAACTTAGAACTACCACTTGCGTCGATTTTAAGTGAAATGGAAAGTGAAGGGATTACAGTAAATCGTGCCACACTTGAAACGATGGGGCAGGAGCTAAATAATAAATTAGTAGTGATTGAGCAGGAAATTTATGCGGAAGCGGGCGAAGCATTCAATATAAATTCACCAAAGCAATTAGGCGTTATCCTTTTTGACAAGCTAGGTTTACCAGTGATTAAAAAAACGAAAACAGGTTATTCCACAGCAGCAGATGTGTTGGAAAAATTAAAGCCAGAGCATGCCATTATCGAGCATATTTTACTGTACCGTCAGCTCGGTAAGTTACAATCAACGTATATTGAAGGCTTGCTAAAAGAAATCCATAAAGAAGACGGAAAAGTACACACACGCTTCCAACAGGCATTGACGTCAACAGGTCGCCTAAGCTCAACGGACCCTAACCTACAAAACATTCCAATTCGTTTAGAGGAAGGGCGAAAAATTCGTCAGGCATTTGTGCCATCGCAAGAAGATTGGATTCTTTTCTCTGCGGATTACTCTCAAATTGAGTTGCGTGTACTTGCTCATATGTCAGAGGATAAAAACTTAGTGGAAGCTTTCCGTGAAGGCATGGATGTTCATACACGTACCGCGATGGATGTTTTCCATGTAACCGCAGAAGAAGTTGATAGCAACATGCGTAGAGCTGCCAAGGCAGTTAACTTCGGTATCGTGTATGGCATTAGTGATTATGGATTATCACAAAATTTAGATATCACACGTAAGGAAGCAGCCGTTTTTATTGAGAAATATTTTGCCAGCTTCCCTGGTGTAAAAAACTATATGGATGAGATTGTCCAAGATGCAAAATTTAATGGTTTTGTCACAACGTTATTGAATCGTCGTCGTTATTTACCAGATATCACGAGTTCGAATTTCAATCTACGAAGCTTTGCAGAGCGCACAGCGATGAATACGCCGATTCAAGGAAGCGCGGCAGATATTATTAAAAAAGCAATGATTGATATGGATGCTCGCTTGAAAAAGGAAAACATGCAAGCAAAACTTCTTTTACAGGTGCACGATGAATTAATTTTTGAAGCGCCTAGAGAAGAAATTGCCTTGCTCGAAAAAATTGTACCAGAGGTTATGGAAAATGCCATTGAGTTGATTGTTCCATTGAAAGTGGACTTCAACTATGGGGCAACTTGGTACGAAGCAAAGTAAGGAGGGGTAAAATGCCTGAATTACCAGAGGTAGAAGGTGTCGTGCAGGCATTAAAGCCGGAAGTTGAAGGTCGCACAATTAAGCAGGTTCAACTGTCAGAAATTGTCCGCTTTTCTTATGATGAAGGAAAGCAATGTATCGTTAAGCAAGCTGAGCCCGATGCATTTGAAATGGCATTATCTCAAATGACGATTACGAAGATTGAGCGCCGTGCTAAATATATATTTTTTCATTTGGTGAAAGAAGATGTGTCCTATGTATTAGTCAGTCATTTAGGCATGACAGGTGCATGGTTTATCGTCAACACGCCTGAAGAAATCAATGAAGAAAAATTTAAAAAGCATATTCATGCAACTTTTCAAATGGCAGATGGTGGCTATTTAATTTATTCAGATATTCGCCGTTTTGGTGAGTTGCGATTTTTAACGAAAATTGAAGATCATGCGCCACTGACAAAAATGGCGCCTGAACCGTTTGATGAGATAGCATGTGATTATTTTATAGCCAAATCCATGCTACCGAAATACGAGAAAAAGGCTGTTAAAGAAGTCATTATGGACGGCCAAGTGATTTCGGGCTGTGGCAATATATATGCGACAGAAGCATTATTTGCTCAAAAAATTCACCCAGCCCGCAAAATGAACCGCATAAGTGAAAAACGAAAACGTGCACTTTTTGGGGCAATTGTTGACGTCCTGCGTCAAAGTATTGAAGCGGGAGGTTCAACGATTTCGGATTATCGTAATATTAATGGCGAGGCAGGAAGCATGCAAAATCGATTACAAATGTACGGTAAAAAGATATGCCCAGTGTGTGGAACAGGGACGAGTCAAATGACAATTGGTGGACGTACATCTGTATATTGTCCAAATTGTCAACATTAAAGGGGAATTTACTATGATTATCGGACTAACAGGAAGTATTGCAAGTGGTAAAAGCACAGTCGCCAAAATGATGACAGCGCTTGGATTACCGATTGTCGATGCAGATGTTGTAGCACGTGATGTTGTGGAACCAGGAACGGAGACGTTGGCACTTATTGTCCAAAATTTCGGTGCAGACATTTTACTTGAAGATGGCAACTTAAATCGTCCAAAGCTTGGTGATATTATTTTTCATGAGCCGGCGAAACGCAAAATTTTAAATGATATTATGCATCCTGCTATTCGTCAGGAAATGTTACGCCAACGCGATGCATATATAGAGGCTGGACAAAAGCATGTCGTGATGGATATTCCATTACTGTTTGAAAGTAAATTGGAGCATTTTGTAGAGCGAATACTTGTTGTTTCAGTTAGTGAAGAGGTGCAACTTCGACGATTAATGGAGCGCAATCAATTATCAAAGGAAGATGCGCTAGCTCGTATGCATTCACAGTTACCCATGTCTGTGAAAGAAAAAAGTGCACATGCGGTGATTTACAACAATGAAAATTTACAACAAACAGAAGAGCAGTTAAAGAAAATTCTGACGCATTGGGGCGTACTTTAGTCAAAAAGCGCAACGTTAATTACTACACAGAGAAGCTCCAAAAAGGCATCGAGAGATTATTCTTGATGCCTTTGTTATTTTTCACCTTTTTGTACCACATCTTAGGTTAGTTGGCGTGCTCGCCCATAGAACAAATCAACCAGTATGTAGCCAAAGGCATTCTAGGCACAGCAATTATTGCTGTGCATTTTTTTGTTTATAAGCGTAATAATAAACATGAAGTACTGAATTTTTTTATTTCAAAAAAGGTGCTATTTTTCAGAAAATAAGAACTTTTTTATTATGGATATATAATGTTCATCTTTTTTAAAATTGTGTTATACTAATTAGCATAAAGTATATAATGAATATGAGTATGCACTCACAGGAGGATTTTATAATGACAGTATCAGTTGCTATTAACGGTTTCGGACGTATCGGACGTATGGTTTTCCGCCAAGCGATCGTACAGGAAGGTTTAAATATTGTTGCAATTAACGCAAGCTACCCAGCGGAAACGTTAGCACATTTGATTAAGTATGACACAAATCACGGAACATTCGAAGGTACGGTTGAACCAGCAGACGATGCTTTAATTGTAAATGGTAAACGTGTCCAAATTATTAGCGAACGTGATCCATTAAAATTACCATGGGCTACAATGGGCGTGGATATTGTAATTGAAGCAACTGGTAAATTCAATGATCGTGAGAAAGCAGCAATGCACCTTGAAGCAGGCGCAAAGAAAGTAATTTTAACAGCTCCAGGTAAAAACGAAGATGTTACAATTGTTTTAGGTGTAAATGATGAAAAGCTTGATGTTGAAAAACATGATGTTATTTCAAATGCTTCTTGTACAACAAACTGCTTAGCACCGGTTGCAAAAGTGTTAAATGATACTTTTGGTATCGAAAGCGGTTTAATGACAACAGTTCACGCATATACAAATGACCAAAAAAACTTAGATAACCCACATAAAGATTTACGTCGTGCGCGCGGTTGTGCACAATCGATTATTCCAACATCTACAGGTGCTGCAAAAGCATTAAAATTAGTGTTACCAGAATTAGAAGGCAAAATTCACGGTATGGCACTTCGCGTTCCAACACCAAACGTATCACTAGTTGACCTTGTTGTAGATTTAAATACAGATGTGACAGTTGATTCAGTTAATGCTGCATTTGTCAAAGCAGCAACAGAAGGGCCGATGAAAGGTATTTTAAACTTCTCAATTGAGCCGCTTGTATCTGCTGATTACAATACAACAACATACTCATCTACAGTTGATGGACTTTCAACAATAGTGATGGGTAACCGTAAAGTAAAAGTACTTGCTTGGTACGATAATGAGTGGGGCTATTCTGCACGTGTTGTAGACCTAGTGCAAAAAGTTGCAAAAGCGCTAGAAACAGTTAACGCATAATGAACGCTATTGGCACATTGAAATCTTATGGTTTCAATGTGCTTTTTTTTGCAAGTTAGGATGTAAAGCAAATTGTTTGAGTGCCTGGCACCAAATGAACTTTTCTTATTTGTAGGAAATTTGTTATAATACAAATATCAAATTGTTGTGGAATCAGGAGAGTAAAAATATGAGATGTCCTTCTTGCCAATTTAACGGAACACGCGTAGTGGATTCGAGGCCAGTAGATGATAATAAAGAAATTCGTAGACGTCGTGAATGTGAGTCATGTGGCTTTCGTTTTACAACGTTTGAAAAAATTGAAGAAACACCGTTAGTCGTTGTGAAAAAAGAAGGCTCACGGGAAGAGTTTAGCCGCGAGAAGGTGCTGCGTGGTCTTATTCGTGCTTGTGAAAAACGTCCGGTTGCTTTAGATGTTTTAGAGGGACTTGTTCTATCTATTGAAAAAGACCTTCGCCGTATTGGGAACGCTGAGGTACGATCAGAGGATGTAGGAGAAATGGTGATGGATCGTTTGGCAAAAATTGATGAGGTGGCCTATGTTCGATTTGCCTCGGTTTATCGTCAGTTTAAGGATATCAATGTATTTATTGAGGAAATAAAAGAAATTATTCAACGTCAAACAGAGCAAAAATCTTAGGAAAAACAGAGAGGGTGAATGACGTTGATTCATTTGTATAAAGAATTGCAGCCCGCAGATACTTTTGACATTCGTCTACCTCATGCGCTTTCCACGATGGAACGTCAATTAGTAACATTATTTTATCAACCTCTAACGGGTGCTGAACCAATCAGTCTTTATTTAACACTATGGGCTGAAGCAGAGCAAATGCCAAAACAGCAAATGAATCATTATTATTTAATGAATGTGCTAGGACTACCAATCGGTAAAGTGTTCGAAGCACGTATTGCACTTGAAGCAATCGGTTTGTTACGTACTTGGAAAAAAGAAGAGGCAGAACAGCGAAGCTTTTTATATGAGCTTATGCGCCCGCTTGATGCAGATAGTTTTATGAAAGATCCTTTATTATCAATGTTTTTGTTTAGTAAAATCGGAGAGCAGGCGTATCGGAAATTGCGCCAACGTTTTATTCAGCCTATAAGGGGTACAGAATATAAAGATGTATCACGCGCCTTTATGGATGTTTTTAAACCGGTTAATACCAATATTCCTACCGATTTGCAGGGTGGCATTGATAGCAAAGAAAATGCACAAAAGGTCTACCCGTTTTATTTTGAGCAATTTGATTTTGAGTTGCTACAGGCAGGTTTATCTGACCAGTTAGTACCCGCAAATTTGCTGACGCTTGAAGTGCGCGAAACAATTGCCAAATTAGCATTCCTCTATCATTTAACGGCATTGGATATGCAAAAGGTTGTTATTTTAGCGCTTGATGATGAGTTAGGTATTTCACAAGAACGATTACGAAAAGCGGCAGCCGATTTTTATAAGCTTACTGTTTCAAAAGAGCCACCAAAGCTTGCCAAAGTATATGCTCCACCGGTTGAGGAAGATGCTGTTCAAAAAACAAAAGATCAGGAGTTGCAACATTATTTAGAGTCAACACCTCCTGTCCAAGTGTTGCGAGATATTAATAATGGTAAAGAGCCATTGCAAACATCTGTACAATTAGCTGAGAGCTTAATCGTGCAACATGGGATGCCGGTAGGCGTGGTTAATGCACTACTTGAATATGTCATGCTATCTACGGATATGAAACTACCTAAAAAGTATGTGGAAACCATTGCCGATCACTGGGTGCGAAAAAACATTAAGACGGCGAAGGAAGCAATGGAACTTGCACGTCAAGAACATGATAAATATACAACGTGGAAAAATAAACCACAGGCACCAGCTAAAAATAATAATCAGTATGTCAAAGGACGAGCAAATAATCAGCGTAAGGAAAAAGTACCTGAATGGTTTTATAAACGCAATGAGCAACCAGACGAGAGCGCTTCTTCAAGTACGATGGATTTTGAAAAAGAGCGCCAAAAAATATTAGCAATGCTTGGAAAAAGCGATAAGTAAAGTAGGTGAACGGTAATCGAACCAATTAATAAAGCATTAAAAAGAGCTATTAATGTACCATCATTTCAAGAGCGATATGAGGCGATGAGGCGAGAGATTTTAGAACACCCTCGTGTGCAGGCCTTTTTAGCAGAACACGCAGAAGAATTAAGCTACGATGCTGTTGAGCGCAATTTACCAAAGCTACATGAATTTATTAGTCAATCGACAGTGTGCTGTGGTTGTGATCATACAGCGCATTGCACCAATTATTTAAAAGGTTTTATTCCGACATTACGGGTTGTACGCAATACGGTTGAAATTGATTACGTGCGCTGTGAACAAAAGGTGCGTGAGGATGAACGTCGGGATGTTGCCAATATGATTGCTAGTATGCATATGCCAAAAGATGTGTTACAAGCGACAATCCAAGATTTAATGATTGATGATGAATCACGTGTGCTTATCGCGCAACGGGCGGCACAATTTGTTAAGAAAACAGAGGAAACAGGGCAGTTGCCAACGAAAGGCTTTTATTTATATGGGAAGTTTGGTGTAGGGAAATCCTTTGTGCTTGGTGCACTTGCGAATGAACTGGCTTCCAAAAAAATTCGTTCCGTGGTCGTTTTCGTACCCGAATTTTTACGTGAAATGAAAAATGCAATCGGTGATAATACGCTAAATGAAAAAATAGATTATGTGAAAAAAGCGCCGGTATTGATGCTTGATGATTTAGGGGCAGAAACAATGTCAGCTTGGACACGCGATGAAATTTTAGGGACAATCTTCCATTATCGAATGGCAGAACAATTGCCAACATTCATTACCTCTAATTTTAACTATGATGAATTAGAGCATCACTTAGCGCAGTCTCAAAAAGGGGATATTGAGGTCGTAAAGGCTGGCCGTATTATGGAACGTGTGAGAGCTTTGACGGAGCCTATAGAAATGCGTGGCAAAAATCGACGTTTATAACATTGACAGTTGCATTTTATGACAATCGAGCGTATACTGTCTCATATACTATATAGCACAATGCAATGATGAGGACATGAATTTTGTGTAACGGCTTTTAGAGAGGGAAGTCATCGGCTGTAAGCTTCCTAGTTTGGACACATTATTTACTACCTACTGAGCAGCGAAAGGGCATATCTTTCGCCGGTCCCTAGCCCGTTAGCTAGCCTTGAGCTTCGTCTGATGATTTTATCGGAAGGAAGAAGGGTGGAACCACGAGCATACGCTTCGTCCCTTTTGTGAGGGACGGGGCTTTTTTGTTTTTCAGGGTTTTTTGTGCAAGCTTACGTTAACCATAAGATTCGCTGCTTCATCATGCATCACTAAATTTAACCAAACAAGGAGTGCAACAAAATGTCAGACATGATTAAATTAACGTTCCCAGATGGCGCTGTAAAGGAATTTGCAAAAGGTACATCTACTGATGATGTGGCATTATCTATTAGCCCAGGACTTCGTAAAAAAGCCTATGCAGGGAAAGTAAATGGAGAATTAGTAGACTTAAAAACACCAATTGAAGAAGATGCAACAATTGCCATTATTACACAAGATGATGAGGCAGCATTAGAAATTCTTCGTCACTCAACAGCCCATTTAACAGCACAAGCGATTAAACGCCTATTCCCTGAAGTAAAACTTGGTATTGGTCCGGTTATTGAAGGCGGCTTCTACTACGATATTGATGCACCAACACCAATTACTGCTGAAGATTTACCAGCAATCGAAAAAGAAATGAAAAAAATTATTGCTGAAAATCTAGAAGTAGAGCGTAAAAACGTTAGCCGTGCAGAAGCACAAGCAATTTATGAAGAAATTGGCGACGAATATAAATTAGAATTACTTGAAGCGATTCCTGCTGATGAGCAAGTGTCTATTTACTACCAAGGGGAATTTTTCGATCTATGTCGCGGTATTCACGTACCATCAACAGGTAAACTACGTGAGTTCAAATTATTATCATTAGCAGGTGCTTATTGGAGAGGGAACTCTGATAACAAAATGCTACAACGTATTTACGGTACAGCTTTCTTCAAAAAAGAAGAATTAAAACACCATCTTCAAATGTTGGAAGAAGCAAAAGAACGTGACCACCGTAAAATCGGGAAAGAATTAGAATTATTCACTACTTCTCAAAAAGTAGGTCAAGGTTTACCACTTTGGTTACCAAATGGTGCAACAATCCGTCGTGTAATTGAACGTTATATCGTAGACAAAGAATTAGCGCTTGGTTATAAACATGTCTATACACCAGTACTTGGTTCTAAAGAGCTTTACCAAACTTCTGGTCACTGGGATCATTACCAAGATTCCATTTTCCCACCAATGGAAATGGATAATGAGACATTAATTATGCGTCCGATGAACTGTCCGCACCATATGATGGTTTACAAAAACAGCATGCACTCTTATCGAAATTTACCATTACGTATTGCTGAACTTGGAACAATGCACCGTTATGAAATGTCGGGCGCTGTTTCAGGGTTACAACGTGTACGTGGGATGACGTTAAATGATGCACATATCTTTGTTCGTCCAGACCAAATTAAAGCAGAGTTCCAAAAAGTTGTGCAGTTAATTTTAGAAGTGTACAAAGACTTTGATTTAAAAGATTACTCCTTCCGTCTGTCTTACCGTGATCCAGCAGATACAGAGAAGTACTTTGATGACGATGCAATGTGGGAAAAAGCACAAAGCATGTTAAAAGAAGCAATGGATGAGCTTGGCTTAGATTACTTTGAAGCAGAGGGTGAAGCGGCGTTCTATGGCCCTAAACTTGACGTACAAGTAAAAACGGCCATTGGTAAAGAAGAAACGTTATCAACTGTACAATTAGACTTCTTATTACCAGAACGCTTTGACTTAACATATGTAGGTGAAGATGGTAAACCACATCGTCCAGTCGTTATTCACCGTGGTGTTGTGTCAACAATGGAACGTTTCGTTGCCTTCTTAATTGAGGAATATAAAGGGGCATTCCCAACTTGGTTAGCACCAGTACAAGTAGAAGTAATCCCAGTATCAAACGAAGCCCACTTCGACTATGCGAAACAAATTGAAGAGCAGTTGACAGCAGCTGGATTACGTGTTGAAATGGATGACCGTGAAGAAAAACTAGGGTACAAAATCCGTGAAGCTCAAATGAAAAAGATTCCTTACATGCTTGTTATTGGCGATAAAGAAGTTGAAGCTAACGGTGTAAACGTGCGTCGTTACGGCTCAAAAGATTCAGAAACAATTGCATTCGAAGACTTCTTAGCGAATATTAAAGCGGAAGTTGCACGTTTTTAATTGAATAAAGTACTTGATTATCTTTAATTATTTGTACTATAATGACGTATAAACTGTAAGTGTATTACACATACTAATTATGAGATTGTAAAAATATTTGACAATCTAAATTGTACATGCTAATATAATTAAGGTTAATGAATACAAAGTTTGTGGTTGAAGTAGAGGCTGCCCGCTTCTCACCTGATACAACGCTTAGGCTGTGAACAGGTATGACACGTTGAATTGTTTTGCGTACATTTACGCATGCACATATAGCGGGCGGACATCTTCAAAAATGTCCGTCCTTTTTTTATGGACATGACAAGAGGATGTACCGTTCAACCGGGCAAGGCTTTGCCCAAACCATGTATTCGCGACAACTACTTGGAGGTGGATTACTATTAGCAAAGACATGTATGTAAACGAAGGCATTCGCGCACGTGAACTTCGATTAATCGATCACAATGGTGACCAGCTTGGTGTAAAGACACGTAACGAAGCGCTAGAAATCGCCACTCGTGTAAACTTGGATCTTGTCCTTGTGGCCCCTCAAGCCAAGCCGCCAGTCGCTCGTATCATGGACTATGGTAAATTTAAGTTTGAACAGCAAAAGAAAGACCGTGAAATTCGTAAAAATCAAAAAGTCATCGTGATGAAAGAGGTTCGCTTGAGCCCAACAATCGATGAACATGATTTCCAAACGAAGCTACGTAATGCGATTAAATTCCTTGAAAAAGGCGATAAAGTAAAATGCAGCCTACGTTTCAAAGGTCGTGCGATTACACACAAAGATATTGGTCAACGTGTGTTAGATCGTTTTGCT
This genomic interval from Lysinibacillus sphaericus contains the following:
- a CDS encoding replication initiation and membrane attachment family protein; its protein translation is MTLIHLYKELQPADTFDIRLPHALSTMERQLVTLFYQPLTGAEPISLYLTLWAEAEQMPKQQMNHYYLMNVLGLPIGKVFEARIALEAIGLLRTWKKEEAEQRSFLYELMRPLDADSFMKDPLLSMFLFSKIGEQAYRKLRQRFIQPIRGTEYKDVSRAFMDVFKPVNTNIPTDLQGGIDSKENAQKVYPFYFEQFDFELLQAGLSDQLVPANLLTLEVRETIAKLAFLYHLTALDMQKVVILALDDELGISQERLRKAAADFYKLTVSKEPPKLAKVYAPPVEEDAVQKTKDQELQHYLESTPPVQVLRDINNGKEPLQTSVQLAESLIVQHGMPVGVVNALLEYVMLSTDMKLPKKYVETIADHWVRKNIKTAKEAMELARQEHDKYTTWKNKPQAPAKNNNQYVKGRANNQRKEKVPEWFYKRNEQPDESASSSTMDFEKERQKILAMLGKSDK
- the nrdR gene encoding transcriptional regulator NrdR; amino-acid sequence: MRCPSCQFNGTRVVDSRPVDDNKEIRRRRECESCGFRFTTFEKIEETPLVVVKKEGSREEFSREKVLRGLIRACEKRPVALDVLEGLVLSIEKDLRRIGNAEVRSEDVGEMVMDRLAKIDEVAYVRFASVYRQFKDINVFIEEIKEIIQRQTEQKS
- the infC gene encoding translation initiation factor IF-3, whose amino-acid sequence is MYVNEGIRARELRLIDHNGDQLGVKTRNEALEIATRVNLDLVLVAPQAKPPVARIMDYGKFKFEQQKKDREIRKNQKVIVMKEVRLSPTIDEHDFQTKLRNAIKFLEKGDKVKCSLRFKGRAITHKDIGQRVLDRFAEACAEVSTVEQKPKMEGRSMFLVLQPKNEK
- the mutM gene encoding bifunctional DNA-formamidopyrimidine glycosylase/DNA-(apurinic or apyrimidinic site) lyase, coding for MPELPEVEGVVQALKPEVEGRTIKQVQLSEIVRFSYDEGKQCIVKQAEPDAFEMALSQMTITKIERRAKYIFFHLVKEDVSYVLVSHLGMTGAWFIVNTPEEINEEKFKKHIHATFQMADGGYLIYSDIRRFGELRFLTKIEDHAPLTKMAPEPFDEIACDYFIAKSMLPKYEKKAVKEVIMDGQVISGCGNIYATEALFAQKIHPARKMNRISEKRKRALFGAIVDVLRQSIEAGGSTISDYRNINGEAGSMQNRLQMYGKKICPVCGTGTSQMTIGGRTSVYCPNCQH
- the thrS gene encoding threonine--tRNA ligase, yielding MSDMIKLTFPDGAVKEFAKGTSTDDVALSISPGLRKKAYAGKVNGELVDLKTPIEEDATIAIITQDDEAALEILRHSTAHLTAQAIKRLFPEVKLGIGPVIEGGFYYDIDAPTPITAEDLPAIEKEMKKIIAENLEVERKNVSRAEAQAIYEEIGDEYKLELLEAIPADEQVSIYYQGEFFDLCRGIHVPSTGKLREFKLLSLAGAYWRGNSDNKMLQRIYGTAFFKKEELKHHLQMLEEAKERDHRKIGKELELFTTSQKVGQGLPLWLPNGATIRRVIERYIVDKELALGYKHVYTPVLGSKELYQTSGHWDHYQDSIFPPMEMDNETLIMRPMNCPHHMMVYKNSMHSYRNLPLRIAELGTMHRYEMSGAVSGLQRVRGMTLNDAHIFVRPDQIKAEFQKVVQLILEVYKDFDLKDYSFRLSYRDPADTEKYFDDDAMWEKAQSMLKEAMDELGLDYFEAEGEAAFYGPKLDVQVKTAIGKEETLSTVQLDFLLPERFDLTYVGEDGKPHRPVVIHRGVVSTMERFVAFLIEEYKGAFPTWLAPVQVEVIPVSNEAHFDYAKQIEEQLTAAGLRVEMDDREEKLGYKIREAQMKKIPYMLVIGDKEVEANGVNVRRYGSKDSETIAFEDFLANIKAEVARF
- a CDS encoding glyceraldehyde-3-phosphate dehydrogenase, with the protein product MTVSVAINGFGRIGRMVFRQAIVQEGLNIVAINASYPAETLAHLIKYDTNHGTFEGTVEPADDALIVNGKRVQIISERDPLKLPWATMGVDIVIEATGKFNDREKAAMHLEAGAKKVILTAPGKNEDVTIVLGVNDEKLDVEKHDVISNASCTTNCLAPVAKVLNDTFGIESGLMTTVHAYTNDQKNLDNPHKDLRRARGCAQSIIPTSTGAAKALKLVLPELEGKIHGMALRVPTPNVSLVDLVVDLNTDVTVDSVNAAFVKAATEGPMKGILNFSIEPLVSADYNTTTYSSTVDGLSTIVMGNRKVKVLAWYDNEWGYSARVVDLVQKVAKALETVNA
- the coaE gene encoding dephospho-CoA kinase (Dephospho-CoA kinase (CoaE) performs the final step in coenzyme A biosynthesis.), which translates into the protein MIIGLTGSIASGKSTVAKMMTALGLPIVDADVVARDVVEPGTETLALIVQNFGADILLEDGNLNRPKLGDIIFHEPAKRKILNDIMHPAIRQEMLRQRDAYIEAGQKHVVMDIPLLFESKLEHFVERILVVSVSEEVQLRRLMERNQLSKEDALARMHSQLPMSVKEKSAHAVIYNNENLQQTEEQLKKILTHWGVL
- the dnaI gene encoding primosomal protein DnaI; the encoded protein is MNKALKRAINVPSFQERYEAMRREILEHPRVQAFLAEHAEELSYDAVERNLPKLHEFISQSTVCCGCDHTAHCTNYLKGFIPTLRVVRNTVEIDYVRCEQKVREDERRDVANMIASMHMPKDVLQATIQDLMIDDESRVLIAQRAAQFVKKTEETGQLPTKGFYLYGKFGVGKSFVLGALANELASKKIRSVVVFVPEFLREMKNAIGDNTLNEKIDYVKKAPVLMLDDLGAETMSAWTRDEILGTIFHYRMAEQLPTFITSNFNYDELEHHLAQSQKGDIEVVKAGRIMERVRALTEPIEMRGKNRRL
- the polA gene encoding DNA polymerase I, producing the protein MTKEKLLLLDGNSLAYRAFFALPLLTNDSGIHTNAVYGFTTMLQRILEEEQPTKMLVAFDAGKTTFRHDTFTEYKGGRQKTPPELSEQFPYIRKLIDAYGIKRYELDMYEADDIIGTLAKEAAGQDMEVIIVSGDRDLTQLATDKVTVYITKKGITEIEKNTPAFIEEKYGLTPLQIIDMKGLMGDASDNIPGVPGVGEKTAVKLLKEHGSVEALYEAMDTLKASKMKEKLVANEEQALMSKKLATIFTEAPIDLTLNDLAYGGPNEEELISVWQELGFKSLLDKSNFTVEEHQQAPFAFDIVQEVKPEHLKDVMAIHVELEDEHYHTCQPLGIALTDGTATIYVPFEVASTSDLLRRWLEDATKIKYITDTKAAQAALKRVGIRLAGVEFDLLLASYINNPALSGDDVATLAKDLGYREVQANEAVYGKGAKRAIPASDVLAEHVSRKAFAVWTLQPKLEALLKENEQFELYKNLELPLASILSEMESEGITVNRATLETMGQELNNKLVVIEQEIYAEAGEAFNINSPKQLGVILFDKLGLPVIKKTKTGYSTAADVLEKLKPEHAIIEHILLYRQLGKLQSTYIEGLLKEIHKEDGKVHTRFQQALTSTGRLSSTDPNLQNIPIRLEEGRKIRQAFVPSQEDWILFSADYSQIELRVLAHMSEDKNLVEAFREGMDVHTRTAMDVFHVTAEEVDSNMRRAAKAVNFGIVYGISDYGLSQNLDITRKEAAVFIEKYFASFPGVKNYMDEIVQDAKFNGFVTTLLNRRRYLPDITSSNFNLRSFAERTAMNTPIQGSAADIIKKAMIDMDARLKKENMQAKLLLQVHDELIFEAPREEIALLEKIVPEVMENAIELIVPLKVDFNYGATWYEAK